The following coding sequences lie in one Nycticebus coucang isolate mNycCou1 chromosome 18, mNycCou1.pri, whole genome shotgun sequence genomic window:
- the TNK1 gene encoding non-receptor tyrosine-protein kinase TNK1 isoform X2, with protein sequence MLPEAGSLWLLRLLRDIQLAQFYRPILEELNVTRPEHFDFVRPEDLDGIGMGRPAQRRLAEALKKHRSGLKSKNWVYKILGGFAQEQKEPTLPSDSPLRLSEPEGGLKCLIPEDAVCRGELLGSGCFGVVHRGLWTLPSGQSVPVAVKSLRVGPEGPVGTELGDFLREVSVMMNLEHPHVLQLHGLVLGQPLQMVMELAPLGSLQARLTAPAPTPPLPVALLCLFLRQLAGAMVYLGARGLVHRDLATRNLLLASPRRIKVADFGLVRPLGGARGRYIMGGPRPIPYAWCAPESLRQGAFSSASDVWMFGVTLWEMFSRGKEPWAGVPPYLILQRLEKDRARLPRPPLCSRALYALALRCWALHPADRPTFSHLEGLLQEAWPSEGRCVRNVTEPGTLRMEPGDPITIIEGSPDSTVWKGQNGRTFQVGSFPASAVTLTDLSGLPATYPVHRGSPTQGEQPRGSTDGNRKKTKLRDLPPALGQRRNVPLQRMKGISKSLESVLSLGTRPTGGGSSPPELRQTRAMPQGHPGLPPHLPFASSSSQNSQPPRERPSWPKREPPHDHPMGAPGASKASVPSRGLLPNPELQRKITEMELSVHGVTHQECQAALKATGGDVDSAIRNLKVDQLFHLSSRSRADCRSILEHYQWDLSAASRYVLARP encoded by the exons ATGCTCCCTGAGGCGGGCTCCCTGTGGCTGCTGAGGCTGCTCCGGGACATCCAGCTGGCCCAGTTTTACCGGCCCATCCTTGAGGAGCTTAATGTTACTCGGCCAGAGCATTTCGACTTTGTAAGGCCTGAGGATCTGGATGGCATTGGCATGGGCCGACCTG CCCAGCGCAGACTGGCTGAAGCTCTGAAGAAGCACCGTTCAGGGCTCAAGTCTAAGAACTGGGTTTACAAG ATTCTTGGAGGTTTTGCCCAAGAGCAGAAGGAGCCTACCCTACCCTCAGACAGCCCACTGCGCCTCTCTGAGCCAGAGGGGGGACTCAAGTGTCTGATCCCAGAGGATGCTGTGTGCAGAGGGGAGCTGCTGGGCTCAGGTTGCTTTGGCGTGGTGCACCGGGGACTGTGGACCCTGCCCAGCGGCCAGAGT GTCCCAGTGGCTGTCAAGTCCCTCAGGGTAGGTCCCGAAGGCCCTGTTGGCACAGAGCTGGGGGACTTTCTTAGAGAGGTGTCAGTCATGATGAACCTGGAGCACCCACATGTGCTGCAACTGCACGGCCTTGTACTGGGCCAGCCTCTGCAGATG GTGATGGAGCTGGCTCCGCTGGGCTCCCTGCAGGCGCGCCTGACAGCCCCAGCCCCTACACCCCCACTGCCCGTGGCCCTGCTCTGCCTCTTCCTGCGGCAGTTGGCAGGGGCCATGGTATACCTGGGAGCCCGTGGGTTAGTGCACCGAGACCTTGCAACACGCAACCTATTGCTGGCTTCACCCCGCAGGATCAAAGTGGCAGACTTTGGGCTGGTGCGGCCGCTGGGCGGTGCCCGGGGTCGCTACATCATGGGTGGGCCCCGGCCCATCCCCTACGCTTG GTGTGCACCAGAGAGCTTGCGCCAGGGAGCTTTCTCATCCGCTTCAGATGTGTGGATGTTTGGGGTGACGCTGTGGGAGATGTTCTCCAGAGGCAAGGAGCCCTGGGCCGGGGTCCCGCCATACCTCatcctgcagaggctggagaaGGACCGAGCCCGGCTCCCTAGGCCTCCCCTCTGCTCCAGGGCCCTCTATGCACTCGCCTTGCGCTGCTGGGCCCTCCACCCTGCTGACCGGCCTACCTTTTCCCACCTGGAAGGGCTTCTCCAAGAG GCCTGGCCTTCTGAAGGACGCTGTGTAAGGAATGTCACAGAGCCAGGCACCCTGAGGATGGAGCCTGGTGATCCCATCACCATCATCGAGGGCAG CCCGGACTCCACAGTCTGGAAGGGCCAGAATGGTCGCACTTTCCAAGTGGGCAGCTTCCCAGCCTCAGCAGTGACACTGACGGACTTGTCTGGCTTGCCAGCTACTTATCCAGTCCATAGAGGCTCCCCTACCCAGGGAGAGCAGCCCCGAGGAAGCACAGATGG GAACAGAAAGAAGACAAAGCTTCGGGATCTACCTCCAGCACTGGGCCAGAGAAGGAATGTGCCCCTGCAGAGGATGAAAG GCATTTCCAAGAGTCTGGAGTCAGTTCTTTCCCTGGGCACTCGACCAACAGGGGGTGGTTCAAGCCCCCCTGAACTTCGACAAACCAGAGCTATGCCCCAGGGACACCCAGGCCTGCCTCCACATCTACCTTTTGCCTCCAGCTCCTCTCAGAACAGCCAGCCACCTAGGGAGCGACCTTCCTGGCCTAAAAGAGAACCTCCACACGATCACCCAATGGGAGCTCCTGGAGCCAGTAAAGCCTCTGTTCCCTCTAGAGGCCTCCTACCCAACCCTGAGTTGCAGAGGAAGATTACAGAG ATGGAGCTGAGTG
- the TNK1 gene encoding non-receptor tyrosine-protein kinase TNK1 isoform X1, protein MEMETLSLAPEFLRCLPWAEYLKENANIIRIPSPDMLPEAGSLWLLRLLRDIQLAQFYRPILEELNVTRPEHFDFVRPEDLDGIGMGRPAQRRLAEALKKHRSGLKSKNWVYKILGGFAQEQKEPTLPSDSPLRLSEPEGGLKCLIPEDAVCRGELLGSGCFGVVHRGLWTLPSGQSVPVAVKSLRVGPEGPVGTELGDFLREVSVMMNLEHPHVLQLHGLVLGQPLQMVMELAPLGSLQARLTAPAPTPPLPVALLCLFLRQLAGAMVYLGARGLVHRDLATRNLLLASPRRIKVADFGLVRPLGGARGRYIMGGPRPIPYAWCAPESLRQGAFSSASDVWMFGVTLWEMFSRGKEPWAGVPPYLILQRLEKDRARLPRPPLCSRALYALALRCWALHPADRPTFSHLEGLLQEAWPSEGRCVRNVTEPGTLRMEPGDPITIIEGSPDSTVWKGQNGRTFQVGSFPASAVTLTDLSGLPATYPVHRGSPTQGEQPRGSTDGNRKKTKLRDLPPALGQRRNVPLQRMKGISKSLESVLSLGTRPTGGGSSPPELRQTRAMPQGHPGLPPHLPFASSSSQNSQPPRERPSWPKREPPHDHPMGAPGASKASVPSRGLLPNPELQRKITEMELSVHGVTHQECQAALKATGGDVDSAIRNLKVDQLFHLSSRSRADCRSILEHYQWDLSAASRYVLARP, encoded by the exons atggaaatggagaccctgtctctggcgCCTGAGTTTCTGAGGTGCCTACCCTGGGCTGAATATCTGAAGGAGAATGCCAACATCATTAGGATTCCTTCTCCAGACATGCTCCCTGAGGCGGGCTCCCTGTGGCTGCTGAGGCTGCTCCGGGACATCCAGCTGGCCCAGTTTTACCGGCCCATCCTTGAGGAGCTTAATGTTACTCGGCCAGAGCATTTCGACTTTGTAAGGCCTGAGGATCTGGATGGCATTGGCATGGGCCGACCTG CCCAGCGCAGACTGGCTGAAGCTCTGAAGAAGCACCGTTCAGGGCTCAAGTCTAAGAACTGGGTTTACAAG ATTCTTGGAGGTTTTGCCCAAGAGCAGAAGGAGCCTACCCTACCCTCAGACAGCCCACTGCGCCTCTCTGAGCCAGAGGGGGGACTCAAGTGTCTGATCCCAGAGGATGCTGTGTGCAGAGGGGAGCTGCTGGGCTCAGGTTGCTTTGGCGTGGTGCACCGGGGACTGTGGACCCTGCCCAGCGGCCAGAGT GTCCCAGTGGCTGTCAAGTCCCTCAGGGTAGGTCCCGAAGGCCCTGTTGGCACAGAGCTGGGGGACTTTCTTAGAGAGGTGTCAGTCATGATGAACCTGGAGCACCCACATGTGCTGCAACTGCACGGCCTTGTACTGGGCCAGCCTCTGCAGATG GTGATGGAGCTGGCTCCGCTGGGCTCCCTGCAGGCGCGCCTGACAGCCCCAGCCCCTACACCCCCACTGCCCGTGGCCCTGCTCTGCCTCTTCCTGCGGCAGTTGGCAGGGGCCATGGTATACCTGGGAGCCCGTGGGTTAGTGCACCGAGACCTTGCAACACGCAACCTATTGCTGGCTTCACCCCGCAGGATCAAAGTGGCAGACTTTGGGCTGGTGCGGCCGCTGGGCGGTGCCCGGGGTCGCTACATCATGGGTGGGCCCCGGCCCATCCCCTACGCTTG GTGTGCACCAGAGAGCTTGCGCCAGGGAGCTTTCTCATCCGCTTCAGATGTGTGGATGTTTGGGGTGACGCTGTGGGAGATGTTCTCCAGAGGCAAGGAGCCCTGGGCCGGGGTCCCGCCATACCTCatcctgcagaggctggagaaGGACCGAGCCCGGCTCCCTAGGCCTCCCCTCTGCTCCAGGGCCCTCTATGCACTCGCCTTGCGCTGCTGGGCCCTCCACCCTGCTGACCGGCCTACCTTTTCCCACCTGGAAGGGCTTCTCCAAGAG GCCTGGCCTTCTGAAGGACGCTGTGTAAGGAATGTCACAGAGCCAGGCACCCTGAGGATGGAGCCTGGTGATCCCATCACCATCATCGAGGGCAG CCCGGACTCCACAGTCTGGAAGGGCCAGAATGGTCGCACTTTCCAAGTGGGCAGCTTCCCAGCCTCAGCAGTGACACTGACGGACTTGTCTGGCTTGCCAGCTACTTATCCAGTCCATAGAGGCTCCCCTACCCAGGGAGAGCAGCCCCGAGGAAGCACAGATGG GAACAGAAAGAAGACAAAGCTTCGGGATCTACCTCCAGCACTGGGCCAGAGAAGGAATGTGCCCCTGCAGAGGATGAAAG GCATTTCCAAGAGTCTGGAGTCAGTTCTTTCCCTGGGCACTCGACCAACAGGGGGTGGTTCAAGCCCCCCTGAACTTCGACAAACCAGAGCTATGCCCCAGGGACACCCAGGCCTGCCTCCACATCTACCTTTTGCCTCCAGCTCCTCTCAGAACAGCCAGCCACCTAGGGAGCGACCTTCCTGGCCTAAAAGAGAACCTCCACACGATCACCCAATGGGAGCTCCTGGAGCCAGTAAAGCCTCTGTTCCCTCTAGAGGCCTCCTACCCAACCCTGAGTTGCAGAGGAAGATTACAGAG ATGGAGCTGAGTG